The following proteins are encoded in a genomic region of Candidatus Poribacteria bacterium:
- a CDS encoding Gfo/Idh/MocA family oxidoreductase, with translation MVNVGIVGYGYAGRCFHAYLVSLTEGLNLYAVSSRSPERRAQAERDYGVKTYETIDQLIADDNVDLVIIATPHYTHAELSIKAMDAGKHVVTDKVMCMNAAEADAMIEAARRNNVMLSVFHNRRWDWDYLTVRKIIEDGMIGKPYRFETAIMGYGPPRGWRGIKEMSGGILYDWGAHLVDQAMIFGRYQIDSVYCEIQDLHKWEGVDIGNFGRLVMRFKDGLIYEVQISNLAKTQKPRWFVLGDEGSIIKFGLDPQERPMVQGNIDAAEEPPEHHARVWTKVDGEWKEIVVEPVRGSWKSYYQNISDVLNKGAELAVKPEECRKCMVVFDAAMESAETGQTVKVEG, from the coding sequence ATGGTAAACGTGGGAATAGTCGGTTATGGATATGCGGGGAGATGTTTCCACGCATATCTCGTGAGCCTCACCGAGGGATTGAACCTTTATGCCGTCTCATCTCGTTCGCCTGAAAGGCGTGCCCAGGCCGAGAGGGATTACGGCGTCAAGACCTATGAGACCATAGATCAACTGATAGCCGATGATAACGTGGACCTGGTCATCATCGCCACTCCGCACTATACCCACGCTGAGCTTTCGATCAAGGCGATGGACGCCGGCAAACACGTCGTCACCGATAAGGTCATGTGCATGAACGCCGCTGAGGCCGACGCCATGATCGAGGCGGCGCGCAGGAATAACGTCATGCTGAGCGTCTTCCATAACCGCAGATGGGATTGGGATTACCTCACGGTCAGGAAGATCATAGAGGACGGGATGATAGGGAAGCCCTATCGCTTCGAGACGGCCATCATGGGCTACGGCCCGCCGAGGGGATGGCGCGGGATAAAGGAGATGAGCGGCGGGATACTGTACGACTGGGGCGCGCACCTGGTCGATCAGGCGATGATCTTCGGGAGATATCAGATAGATTCGGTCTATTGTGAGATTCAGGATCTACACAAGTGGGAAGGAGTTGATATCGGAAACTTTGGAAGACTAGTGATGAGGTTCAAGGACGGGTTGATCTATGAGGTCCAGATCAGCAACCTCGCCAAAACCCAAAAGCCCAGATGGTTCGTGCTGGGCGATGAGGGCTCGATAATCAAATTCGGCCTCGATCCCCAGGAGAGGCCGATGGTGCAGGGGAACATAGACGCGGCCGAGGAGCCGCCCGAACATCACGCTCGGGTCTGGACGAAGGTGGACGGCGAGTGGAAAGAGATCGTCGTCGAGCCGGTCAGGGGAAGTTGGAAATCCTACTATCAGAACATCTCGGACGTGCTCAACAAGGGCGCTGAGCTCGCCGTCAAACCGGAGGAGTGCCGTAAATGTATGGTCGTCTTCGATGCCGCCATGGAATCCGCTGAGACGGGACAAACGGTTAAGGTGGAGGGATGA
- a CDS encoding DNRLRE domain-containing protein, with amino-acid sequence MRIKEMIFSIFLVFSPFLTMAAPVVVELQQGLDGYEGCYDAHIFPDANHAGNIVDLSVGGADQFGFPNLVLIRFDGIREALGETRILHAELRLFLKEEQTSTPEKIFAYRVLQNWNEGFLEKAGVKGWTQFDDGENWNGEGLSEADDKTAEDGKADRAATPISSSSIDAGTGRWYAWDLTEAVRNWYDGTWKNYGIVLIGEVKAFSLKSFASSEDTAQLNRPKLVITHMPPELIESISSYDEANAADNDGVYHPGQSIVISISSHNKQTGLVGTVRIQSVGIIPGMPGGYDTGERLLEDKGNGTYEYVWGTDGLGEGRYQVTARLVDPTSKRESINSSLTIQLDATPPVAISVSVNAGAKLVTKRDITLTLSARDATWAFISGDLSPTDTVMRWIPYVQTVPATLSPGDGMKSIKVKFMDGASNESNELEIQVQLDEMPPQIESVSSHDVDNPTDADGIYRPGQKILIIAKTKEGEKGLKGLIRISGKGYDTGDQPMKDEGDGSYTYLWESGGVPDGEYTVTVTLTDTLSRSTKNSDYKITLKGTGPSNPKVAILNAAQFTTSRDVMLALQAEGAAEMFISGDVVDDVNTFKWIPYKQSLLVTLTKGDGLKTITVRYRDASLSESQASTSITLETTPPALLNFGTLTIKEDGGGTMTLFFSEDISKVNPTLFSLSLSSTVDPTKSALITGSSVKLSTDENRVYLDLPSELVDKLRGVGAISGRNMILNLDLSPGSVQDRAGNPNPQTKIEKYELDLVNPIALSKVELFTSFISPNGNGVNDTLDFSYILAESGDVVLRVLNEKGETVFETKFTTRLAGVKYEEKWDAKVDGAPLADGKYSLNLFLIKGEGEVKLNPEPLKFIVDTIPPRVTSVQPISGSRIPGSISLSAGCEDENGISKVYLLIDSDPESRVDLRQSEEGRYITPSPLTLSPGHRSIQIHVLDKAGNESVKTVSYTVTASVRPILSFFNYPNPFSAGSTTRIVLILGAPVEEAELMIYDPAGKLVFRRKMSGEEGEHLVEWDGRDLQGDLLPRGIYFCRVVVGKEEGTFKIGIK; translated from the coding sequence ATGAGGATAAAAGAGATGATCTTTTCGATTTTCCTTGTGTTTTCCCCTTTCCTCACGATGGCGGCTCCCGTTGTGGTTGAATTACAACAGGGGCTCGATGGATATGAGGGGTGTTATGATGCACATATCTTCCCCGATGCCAATCACGCCGGCAACATCGTAGACCTGAGCGTGGGAGGCGCGGATCAGTTCGGATTTCCAAATCTCGTGTTGATCAGATTTGATGGTATCAGAGAGGCCCTTGGCGAGACGCGGATACTGCATGCTGAGCTAAGGCTCTTCCTCAAAGAGGAACAGACATCAACGCCGGAGAAGATCTTCGCCTACAGAGTCTTGCAGAATTGGAATGAGGGATTCCTCGAAAAGGCAGGGGTTAAAGGATGGACCCAGTTCGATGATGGTGAAAACTGGAACGGAGAGGGACTCTCGGAGGCGGACGATAAAACTGCTGAGGACGGCAAGGCCGACAGGGCCGCCACTCCTATATCCTCTTCATCCATCGACGCCGGAACAGGCAGATGGTATGCCTGGGACCTCACCGAGGCGGTGAGAAACTGGTATGACGGAACGTGGAAGAACTATGGTATCGTGCTCATAGGCGAGGTGAAAGCCTTTTCGCTCAAGAGCTTTGCCTCCTCAGAGGACACCGCACAGCTCAACCGGCCGAAGCTTGTCATCACCCATATGCCTCCTGAGCTGATCGAATCCATCTCCTCCTATGATGAGGCAAATGCTGCCGATAACGACGGGGTATACCACCCCGGCCAATCCATCGTCATTTCCATCTCCTCACATAACAAACAGACGGGGCTCGTAGGGACCGTGAGGATACAGTCCGTCGGAATTATCCCGGGGATGCCAGGGGGATATGACACGGGAGAGAGACTGCTTGAAGATAAAGGGAACGGAACCTATGAGTATGTGTGGGGTACCGACGGACTGGGAGAGGGAAGATATCAGGTGACAGCGAGGCTCGTCGATCCAACTTCCAAGCGCGAGAGCATAAATAGCTCCCTCACCATTCAGCTCGATGCTACTCCTCCGGTGGCGATCTCCGTCTCCGTAAACGCCGGAGCAAAGCTGGTTACCAAAAGGGATATCACGCTCACCCTTTCCGCGAGGGACGCCACGTGGGCTTTCATCTCAGGAGATCTATCCCCCACCGATACCGTTATGAGATGGATCCCGTATGTCCAGACCGTTCCCGCAACTCTCTCGCCGGGGGATGGGATGAAAAGCATCAAAGTCAAATTCATGGACGGCGCGTCAAACGAGAGCAATGAGCTTGAGATACAGGTTCAGCTGGATGAGATGCCTCCACAGATCGAATCGGTTAGCTCCCATGATGTGGATAACCCAACCGATGCTGATGGAATTTACCGTCCTGGACAGAAAATTCTGATAATCGCTAAGACAAAGGAGGGAGAGAAAGGACTGAAGGGGCTGATCAGAATATCGGGGAAGGGATATGACACTGGCGATCAGCCGATGAAGGATGAGGGGGATGGCAGCTATACATATCTCTGGGAAAGCGGCGGGGTGCCAGATGGGGAATATACGGTCACTGTGACTTTAACCGATACCCTGAGCAGATCGACCAAGAATTCAGATTACAAGATCACGCTTAAAGGCACCGGGCCATCCAATCCGAAAGTGGCGATCCTCAACGCCGCTCAGTTCACGACGAGTAGGGATGTGATGCTTGCCCTCCAAGCGGAAGGTGCGGCAGAGATGTTTATCTCAGGGGATGTAGTTGACGATGTTAACACCTTCAAATGGATACCTTATAAACAGAGCTTATTGGTGACGCTTACCAAAGGGGATGGGCTCAAGACGATAACGGTCAGGTATAGAGATGCATCGCTAAGCGAAAGCCAAGCCTCGACATCTATAACCCTCGAGACTACTCCTCCGGCGCTCCTCAACTTCGGAACGTTGACGATCAAGGAAGATGGGGGAGGGACGATGACCTTGTTCTTCAGCGAGGATATCTCCAAGGTAAACCCCACCCTCTTCTCGCTATCGCTCTCTTCAACCGTCGATCCGACCAAATCTGCTCTGATAACCGGTTCATCGGTGAAGCTCTCCACAGATGAAAACAGGGTGTATCTCGATCTACCTTCAGAGCTAGTGGATAAGCTCAGAGGAGTAGGGGCCATATCGGGCAGAAACATGATACTCAACCTCGATCTCTCCCCGGGCAGCGTTCAGGACAGGGCAGGTAATCCCAATCCTCAGACGAAGATAGAGAAGTACGAGCTCGATCTTGTCAACCCGATAGCTTTGTCGAAGGTCGAGCTGTTTACGAGTTTCATCAGCCCGAACGGAAATGGCGTCAATGATACACTTGATTTCTCCTACATCCTGGCTGAATCGGGTGACGTGGTCCTAAGGGTTCTCAACGAGAAGGGAGAAACTGTCTTTGAAACGAAATTTACGACTCGCCTGGCAGGCGTGAAATACGAGGAGAAATGGGACGCGAAGGTGGATGGAGCTCCTCTCGCCGATGGGAAGTATTCATTGAATCTCTTCCTGATAAAAGGGGAAGGAGAGGTGAAGCTCAATCCTGAACCCCTCAAATTCATTGTGGACACTATCCCACCTCGCGTAACTTCCGTTCAACCGATAAGCGGTAGCCGCATCCCCGGATCGATTTCACTGAGCGCCGGATGCGAAGATGAAAATGGGATATCCAAGGTGTATCTACTGATCGATTCCGATCCGGAAAGCCGTGTTGATCTCAGACAAAGTGAGGAGGGCAGATATATCACACCATCTCCGCTGACCCTTTCTCCGGGCCACAGATCGATTCAGATACACGTCCTCGATAAGGCCGGCAATGAGTCAGTTAAAACCGTCTCCTATACCGTTACAGCATCAGTCAGACCGATCCTTTCGTTTTTTAACTATCCCAACCCGTTTTCCGCCGGTAGCACGACGCGGATCGTTCTTATCCTAGGGGCACCCGTGGAAGAGGCTGAGCTGATGATTTATGACCCGGCGGGCAAACTGGTCTTCAGGAGGAAAATGAGTGGGGAAGAGGGCGAACATCTGGTGGAGTGGGACGGTAGAGATCTCCAGGGTGATCTTCTCCCCCGCGGTATCTACTTCTGCAGAGTTGTGGTCGGCAAGGAGGAGGGAACATTTAAGATAGGCATCAAATGA
- a CDS encoding tetratricopeptide repeat protein — translation MLYLAGDYADAASLLKEALKVNPDDVEALFLLALSLYELGEDDKAKANLKLAHEKLSSQQNTTSSKSKSLWRSLAGTPLRGGRGKGESRITSLNPALIKFPPGCKVSVFKGDTLIKPDPLYSTTSQPVYALRPGGVYRIKIEPGESAISSKGLIWIAVSAAIIGFLAMR, via the coding sequence ATGCTTTATCTAGCGGGGGATTACGCCGATGCTGCCTCACTGCTCAAAGAGGCACTCAAGGTAAATCCCGATGACGTGGAAGCCCTTTTTCTCCTGGCCCTATCGCTTTATGAGCTCGGCGAGGATGATAAAGCGAAAGCCAATCTGAAACTCGCTCATGAGAAGCTATCCTCGCAACAAAACACAACGTCGAGCAAGTCGAAGTCCTTATGGCGGTCACTGGCTGGTACCCCGCTTCGGGGCGGGAGAGGGAAAGGTGAATCCCGCATAACATCGCTCAACCCGGCTCTTATCAAATTTCCGCCGGGATGTAAGGTTTCGGTGTTCAAAGGAGATACCCTTATAAAGCCTGATCCGCTCTACTCTACTACATCCCAACCGGTCTATGCCCTTCGGCCGGGTGGGGTCTACAGAATAAAGATCGAACCTGGAGAGTCAGCGATCAGTTCAAAAGGTCTTATCTGGATCGCCGTCTCAGCGGCCATAATCGGCTTTCTGGCGATGAGATGA
- a CDS encoding CpsD/CapB family tyrosine-protein kinase, whose amino-acid sequence MRGSVISKFKEDSPAASQMRRAIRNIKMAVNGIRSILITSPARGDGKSLITSLLALTLARDNPERHVLIIDCDMRKPSQHLLFNISRRPGLSELLVEMTDMDEACRETEMENLWLIPSGGEAKSPEQLLSSPRVSDLVRACRTYFDFIVCDSPPVLPANDAILVGTHLDGVALVVRAYKTQRGEAKKALELLRSSGIKIFGLIANDIEVRGYYGYES is encoded by the coding sequence ATGAGGGGAAGCGTTATATCGAAGTTCAAAGAGGATTCGCCCGCCGCCAGCCAGATGCGTAGGGCAATAAGGAACATAAAGATGGCCGTTAATGGAATCAGATCGATTCTGATCACGAGCCCCGCCCGCGGCGACGGTAAAAGCCTTATAACCTCCCTTCTGGCGCTGACCCTCGCAAGGGATAATCCCGAAAGGCATGTTCTTATAATCGATTGTGACATGAGAAAACCGTCCCAGCATCTGCTCTTCAATATATCCCGTAGACCCGGTTTGAGCGAGCTTTTGGTGGAGATGACCGATATGGATGAGGCATGTAGAGAGACGGAGATGGAAAATCTATGGCTGATCCCCTCAGGCGGTGAGGCCAAATCGCCCGAACAGCTGCTCTCATCGCCTAGAGTCTCCGACCTTGTGAGGGCATGCAGAACGTATTTCGATTTCATCGTGTGCGATTCACCTCCTGTGTTGCCGGCTAACGATGCCATATTGGTGGGAACACATCTTGATGGCGTAGCCTTGGTGGTGCGGGCATATAAAACCCAGAGAGGGGAGGCGAAAAAAGCCCTGGAGCTGCTGAGATCGTCGGGGATCAAGATCTTCGGTTTGATAGCAAACGATATCGAAGTCAGAGGATATTACGGATATGAAAGCTAA
- a CDS encoding SLBB domain-containing protein encodes MKLKLSLNIIFTFLFVNLCAGEYRIGVDDVLSISVWNHPEMSISAVRVRPDGKISLPVVGDVQAAGYTPAELQREISTVLRRYLRGEPIVTVTVTQFNSLKVSVFGAVVNPGSYTFVEPPTPLELIAKAGGMTQNADPSSARIVSSDGISTTVDLSKAILSGGGLPKLKAGDALFIPSSRRPLSRKDAGKIVRITILGGVRSPGTYEFPKTPTLVEAISKAGWVNSESSLEKVKVIRTIAGRSESVSVNVREFLEKGDPSLLPALESGDLVLVPTSKEEITILGGVNNPGTYPIIGQITILEAIGMAGGLSEKSDPRAVKIGRKKGGNYVWSNVDVTPWINGRSSSGNPPPTVIPGDLIIVPVRRFSFWSAAGTLRAVIAFVVDLIAVYGVYQLATR; translated from the coding sequence ATGAAGCTCAAGCTGTCCTTGAATATCATCTTTACCTTCTTGTTTGTAAACCTCTGCGCGGGGGAATACAGGATTGGGGTGGACGATGTCCTGTCCATATCCGTGTGGAATCACCCTGAGATGAGCATCTCTGCTGTCCGTGTCAGACCTGATGGGAAGATCTCCCTGCCTGTGGTGGGCGACGTTCAGGCGGCAGGCTATACCCCCGCCGAGCTCCAGAGGGAGATCTCGACTGTCCTGAGACGATATCTGAGGGGGGAGCCGATCGTCACCGTTACCGTCACTCAGTTCAACAGCCTAAAAGTTAGCGTTTTTGGAGCTGTCGTCAATCCTGGAAGTTATACCTTTGTCGAACCGCCCACGCCGCTGGAGCTCATCGCCAAGGCGGGCGGCATGACTCAGAACGCAGATCCTTCCTCAGCGAGGATCGTTTCCTCTGATGGCATCAGCACCACGGTGGATCTATCAAAGGCGATTCTGTCGGGCGGCGGGCTGCCGAAGCTAAAGGCGGGTGATGCGCTTTTCATCCCTTCCTCCAGGAGGCCGCTTTCGCGGAAAGATGCTGGAAAAATCGTCCGGATAACCATCCTAGGCGGCGTCCGGTCTCCAGGAACATACGAGTTCCCCAAAACGCCTACCTTGGTCGAGGCCATCTCAAAAGCGGGATGGGTCAACTCGGAAAGCTCGCTCGAAAAGGTAAAGGTGATCAGAACGATCGCTGGTCGAAGCGAGTCGGTGAGCGTAAATGTGAGGGAGTTCCTCGAGAAAGGAGATCCCTCCCTGTTACCAGCCCTCGAATCGGGAGATCTGGTTCTGGTTCCCACTTCAAAAGAGGAGATCACCATCTTGGGTGGGGTGAACAACCCTGGCACTTATCCCATCATAGGACAGATTACAATCCTCGAAGCGATAGGAATGGCCGGTGGGCTCTCCGAAAAAAGCGATCCCAGAGCCGTTAAGATAGGGCGGAAAAAAGGGGGAAATTACGTTTGGAGCAACGTAGATGTGACCCCTTGGATCAATGGCAGATCGAGCTCAGGAAATCCACCGCCCACAGTCATTCCTGGTGACCTGATCATCGTGCCGGTCAGGAGGTTCTCCTTTTGGAGCGCGGCTGGGACTTTGAGAGCAGTTATAGCTTTTGTAGTTGATCTGATAGCTGTCTACGGGGTATATCAACTGGCGACAAGATGA
- the csrA gene encoding carbon storage regulator CsrA, whose protein sequence is MLILARKKNQSIMIGDDIEIMVTDISGDCVKLGINAPRHISVHRKEIYEAIKRENESAARVKESGLSRLSMMFQKLGRGNER, encoded by the coding sequence ATGCTCATTCTGGCCCGTAAGAAGAACCAGAGCATAATGATCGGCGACGATATAGAGATAATGGTCACCGATATAAGCGGTGATTGTGTCAAGCTCGGCATAAATGCTCCTAGACATATAAGCGTCCACAGGAAGGAGATATACGAGGCGATAAAGCGTGAAAACGAATCCGCCGCCAGGGTGAAGGAATCCGGCCTCAGCAGGCTAAGTATGATGTTCCAAAAACTGGGAAGAGGCAATGAAAGATAG
- a CDS encoding flagellar assembly protein FliW produces MRVKTLRFGEIEVDEGEIITFPEGLLGFAGHKRYVILEPREIAPLKWLQSVDEGWLAFVIVDPFIFKRNYEFDVPEDCAKQLGMRDASDAIVYVILTVDDDPSKTTANLQAPILISKRTRLAKQLILMNGDYDVRYPVLRSEEQVEGESYAHSGP; encoded by the coding sequence ATGAGGGTTAAAACTTTAAGGTTTGGTGAAATTGAAGTAGATGAAGGGGAGATCATAACCTTCCCCGAAGGTCTGCTCGGATTTGCCGGGCATAAGAGATATGTTATCTTGGAACCCAGAGAGATAGCGCCGTTGAAGTGGCTTCAATCGGTTGATGAGGGCTGGCTGGCGTTCGTGATCGTCGATCCGTTCATCTTTAAACGAAACTACGAGTTCGACGTGCCGGAGGATTGCGCCAAACAGCTCGGAATGAGAGATGCATCTGACGCCATCGTATACGTCATATTGACGGTGGATGACGACCCCTCAAAGACGACGGCGAACCTTCAGGCTCCTATACTTATATCTAAGAGGACGAGATTGGCCAAACAGCTTATCTTGATGAACGGGGATTACGACGTTCGATATCCCGTCCTCCGCTCGGAGGAACAGGTGGAAGGAGAGAGCTATGCTCATTCTGGCCCGTAA